Proteins from a genomic interval of Streptomyces sp. SID8374:
- the carA gene encoding glutamine-hydrolyzing carbamoyl-phosphate synthase small subunit gives MRGRSRGGPPPSAVLVLEDGRVFHGRAYGAVGETFGEAVFSTGMTGYQETLTDPSYHRQVVVMTAPHVGNTGVNDEDPESARIWVSGYVVRDPARKPSNWRSRRTLDEELVAQGVVGISGVDTRALTRHLRERGAMRVGIFSGNAVADEGTLLARVRQAPEMTGADLSAEVATKEAYVVPAIGAKKFTVAAVDLGIKGMTPHRMAERGIEVHVLPATATLDEVYAVKPDGVFFSNGPGDPSTADHPVALMRGVLERSTPLFGICFGNQILGRALGFGTYKLKYGHRGINQPVQDRTTGKVEVTAHNHGFAVDAPLDKVSDTEFGRAEVSHVCLNDQVVEGLQLLDRPAFSVQYHPEAAAGPHDAAYLFDRFVSLMEGQRA, from the coding sequence CGCCCCCGTCCGCCGTACTCGTCCTGGAGGACGGCCGTGTGTTTCACGGTCGTGCTTATGGGGCCGTGGGGGAGACCTTCGGTGAGGCGGTGTTCTCGACCGGGATGACCGGTTACCAGGAAACTTTGACCGATCCGTCGTATCACCGTCAGGTGGTGGTGATGACGGCCCCGCACGTCGGGAACACCGGTGTGAATGATGAGGATCCGGAGTCGGCGCGGATCTGGGTGTCGGGGTATGTGGTCCGTGACCCTGCGCGTAAGCCGTCCAACTGGCGCTCGCGGCGGACGCTGGACGAGGAGTTGGTGGCGCAGGGTGTGGTCGGGATCAGTGGTGTCGATACGCGTGCGCTGACCCGGCATCTGCGGGAGCGGGGTGCCATGCGGGTCGGGATCTTCTCGGGGAACGCGGTCGCGGATGAGGGGACGCTGCTGGCCCGGGTGCGTCAGGCGCCGGAGATGACGGGTGCGGACCTGTCGGCTGAGGTGGCCACCAAGGAGGCGTACGTCGTTCCCGCGATCGGGGCGAAGAAGTTCACGGTCGCGGCGGTGGATCTGGGGATCAAGGGGATGACGCCGCACCGGATGGCGGAGCGGGGTATCGAGGTGCATGTGCTGCCCGCGACGGCCACTTTGGATGAGGTGTATGCGGTCAAGCCGGATGGCGTCTTCTTCTCCAACGGCCCGGGCGACCCGTCGACCGCCGACCACCCGGTCGCTCTCATGCGGGGTGTCCTGGAGCGGTCCACGCCCCTTTTCGGCATCTGTTTCGGGAACCAGATCCTGGGACGGGCGCTGGGTTTTGGTACGTATAAGTTGAAGTACGGGCATCGGGGGATCAATCAGCCGGTGCAGGACCGCACCACGGGCAAGGTCGAGGTGACCGCGCACAACCATGGCTTCGCCGTCGACGCCCCCTTGGACAAGGTCTCCGACACGGAGTTCGGCCGCGCCGAGGTGTCCCATGTCTGCCTGAACGACCAGGTGGTGGAGGGTCTCCAGCTCCTGGACCGCCCCGCCTTCAGCGTGCAGTACCACCCGGAGGCGGCTGCCGGCCCGCACGATGC